The following proteins are encoded in a genomic region of Myxococcales bacterium:
- a CDS encoding 2'-5' RNA ligase family protein — MAPRSSPPQPLDDTRRVFAAGPDTLVESAGVRQAWHRGRSRYAVWIVRVDDPEVHARVAAAQRTLSAWIEPLGAEDLHITLAVAGFVAPRATANDDVTPTALAQQAALARTVGGPFVYRIGGLHSFLGAPFLAIEDVTGSLARLHGALTAPGCPLAPTRYLPHLTVGRYAGRFPTRDLLPALARPDEPPPRQRCFDEVELVTFAARTPHAPLVTRARIPLVPDR; from the coding sequence ATGGCGCCCCGCTCCTCCCCTCCCCAGCCGCTCGACGACACGAGGCGCGTCTTCGCCGCCGGTCCTGACACTCTGGTGGAGTCAGCGGGGGTGCGGCAGGCCTGGCACAGGGGGCGCTCGCGCTATGCCGTGTGGATCGTGCGGGTGGACGACCCCGAGGTGCATGCGCGTGTGGCGGCCGCCCAGCGCACCCTGTCCGCGTGGATCGAGCCGCTGGGCGCCGAGGATCTGCACATCACGTTGGCCGTGGCCGGCTTCGTGGCGCCGCGGGCTACGGCCAATGACGACGTCACGCCCACCGCCCTCGCGCAGCAAGCGGCCCTCGCGCGGACCGTCGGGGGCCCCTTCGTTTATCGGATCGGGGGCTTGCACTCGTTCCTGGGCGCGCCCTTCCTGGCCATCGAAGACGTGACGGGCAGCCTGGCGCGGCTCCACGGGGCTCTCACCGCACCGGGATGCCCCCTGGCCCCTACACGCTACCTGCCCCACCTGACCGTGGGTCGCTATGCCGGACGTTTTCCCACACGCGATCTTTTGCCCGCGTTGGCCCGACCCGATGAGCCGCCCCCACGGCAGCGGTGCTTCGATGAGGTCGAGCTCGTCACCTTCGCGGCGCGCACGCCCCACGCTCCCCTCGTCACGCGCGCACGCATTCCGCTCGTGCCCGATCGATGA
- a CDS encoding TerC/Alx family metal homeostasis membrane protein, which yields MAGSLDWIVFGAVLSVLLILDLFAHRKGREQTRRAAIAWSVVWIGAGLLFSFYVFAQLGGRATEEYLAAYLIEKSLSVDNLFVFLLVFQSLQVPDEQQHTVLLWGILGALVFRGIAIFAGIAAIERFSWVVYVFGGILILAALHAFREDLTEKEESALVTWLSRRLPLTNGIRGGKFIVNENGRRMVTPLLLALLTIELSDIVFAIDSVPAALSVTRQEYIVYSSNAFAILGLRSLYLVLARTIASLRYLHYGLAFVLAFAGVKMMIHEWVTIPPLASISIVTGAITLAVIASLTLAGGRSRLRKQPPAGAMPRKPADAPS from the coding sequence GTGGCGGGATCGCTCGATTGGATCGTCTTTGGTGCGGTGTTGTCCGTCTTGTTGATCCTGGATCTGTTCGCACACCGCAAAGGGCGTGAACAGACGCGACGGGCGGCGATCGCGTGGAGCGTGGTGTGGATTGGCGCGGGGCTGCTGTTTTCCTTCTACGTGTTCGCGCAGCTTGGCGGTCGGGCCACGGAGGAGTACCTCGCCGCTTACCTCATCGAAAAGAGCTTGAGCGTGGACAACCTGTTCGTGTTCCTGCTCGTGTTTCAAAGCCTTCAGGTGCCGGACGAGCAGCAACATACGGTTTTGCTGTGGGGCATTTTGGGAGCCCTCGTGTTCCGGGGCATCGCCATCTTTGCCGGCATCGCGGCCATCGAACGTTTTTCGTGGGTGGTCTACGTGTTCGGCGGCATTTTGATCTTGGCGGCGCTTCACGCCTTTCGGGAGGACCTGACCGAGAAAGAAGAAAGCGCTCTGGTGACCTGGCTCTCCCGACGTTTACCGCTCACGAACGGCATCCGCGGCGGCAAGTTCATCGTCAACGAAAACGGCAGACGGATGGTGACACCCTTGCTGCTGGCGCTGCTCACGATTGAACTGTCCGACATCGTGTTCGCCATCGATTCGGTGCCGGCGGCGTTGTCGGTGACGCGGCAGGAATACATCGTTTACAGCTCGAACGCGTTTGCGATCCTGGGGCTTCGCTCGCTTTACCTCGTGCTCGCGCGCACCATTGCGAGCTTGCGCTATCTGCACTACGGCCTGGCCTTCGTGCTCGCGTTCGCTGGCGTGAAGATGATGATTCACGAGTGGGTCACGATCCCGCCGCTTGCGTCCATCTCGATCGTTACGGGCGCCATCACCTTGGCGGTGATCGCGAGCCTGACACTCGCGGGGGGGCGTTCGCGGTTGCGCAAACAGCCCCCAGCGGGCGCGATGCCGCGCAAGCCCGCGGATGCCCCGTCGTGA
- a CDS encoding SIMPL domain-containing protein (The SIMPL domain is named for its presence in mouse protein SIMPL (signalling molecule that associates with mouse pelle-like kinase). Bacterial member BP26, from Brucella, was shown to assemble into a channel-like structure, while YggE from E. coli has been associated with resistance to oxidative stress.), protein MMPKPSSARSRVFISPRPLPVAPLLALLATTTAACAHHGLRSTGPSVTATGEGKASGKPNLATVTVAVVVEAKTATSATSEAALRQSAVIAAVKGELAGQGQVQTSGYSLSPVYDYNEGRQTLRGYQVRNALTAELRDPSKVGAVIDAAVQAGATEIASVSFGLEDSGAARAEAIRKATEAAMREATAAARAAGRSLGTVKTIAVGSSSGAPPPMPLVKMARMDMQASTPVEPGAVEITATVTVEATLERP, encoded by the coding sequence ATGATGCCGAAGCCCTCCTCTGCGCGCAGCCGCGTCTTCATCAGCCCTCGTCCGCTTCCCGTTGCCCCGCTTTTGGCCCTGCTCGCCACCACGACTGCGGCCTGTGCGCACCACGGGCTCCGGAGCACGGGCCCCTCCGTCACGGCCACCGGGGAAGGCAAAGCCTCGGGCAAGCCCAACCTGGCCACCGTCACCGTGGCCGTGGTCGTGGAAGCCAAGACCGCCACCAGCGCCACGTCCGAGGCCGCCCTGCGCCAAAGCGCCGTCATCGCCGCCGTCAAAGGTGAGCTGGCAGGCCAAGGCCAGGTGCAAACGAGCGGGTACTCTCTCAGCCCCGTTTACGACTACAACGAGGGCCGCCAAACGTTGCGGGGGTACCAAGTGCGGAACGCCCTCACCGCCGAGCTCCGCGATCCCAGCAAGGTGGGCGCCGTCATCGACGCCGCCGTGCAAGCCGGCGCCACCGAGATCGCATCGGTCAGCTTCGGGCTCGAGGACAGCGGGGCGGCCCGCGCCGAGGCCATTCGCAAGGCCACCGAAGCCGCGATGCGGGAGGCCACGGCCGCCGCCCGCGCCGCCGGACGTTCCCTGGGGACCGTCAAGACCATCGCGGTGGGCTCGAGCTCAGGCGCCCCCCCGCCCATGCCCCTCGTCAAGATGGCGCGCATGGACATGCAGGCCTCGACCCCCGTCGAGCCCGGCGCGGTGGAGATCACGGCCACGGTGACCGTGGAAGCCACGCTCGAGCGCCCCTGA
- a CDS encoding sigma 54-interacting transcriptional regulator, whose translation MNAAETLTELETVGEPKVNDELSCALFLVLCGPNPLLEMPPVILEEGVALTLRRGSTFALHGEAPHLQLSVADPHVSDPHCRITVRDGELRVEDLGSRNGTQVEGQPVRSQTVAPGSCLMVGRTAFVLRLERSDLLAGVSQTHDLPAELRTQCLTLKVAFSRLTHIANTTLPVFLSGETGTGKEISARSLHELSGRTGAFVAINCGALPEHLVESELFGYKRGAFSGAQADRKGLVRAAHGGTLFLDEIGDLPPEAQVKLLRVLQERVVSPLGSAAPEPIDFRLVAATHHDLPARVASGDFRSDLWARLRGFELRMPGLRERREDLGLLVAALLRRHAGARASQLRFDRRAVELLLAHEWPLNVRELDRLVEVVVNLVLDEREIRGDLIDSLLAKPVAVAPTKRKADPEQVRAQLDELLRAHEGNVTAVARELGHTRMQIHRWMKRFGISPEVYRPSLK comes from the coding sequence GTGAACGCCGCGGAAACCCTGACCGAGCTCGAGACCGTTGGCGAACCCAAGGTCAACGACGAGCTCTCGTGCGCCCTTTTCCTCGTGCTCTGCGGGCCGAACCCCCTGCTCGAGATGCCCCCGGTGATTCTGGAAGAGGGCGTTGCGCTGACGCTGCGGCGGGGCTCTACCTTTGCGCTGCACGGCGAGGCGCCGCACCTGCAGCTGTCCGTCGCCGACCCGCACGTCTCCGATCCTCACTGCCGCATCACGGTGAGGGACGGGGAGCTGCGGGTCGAGGATCTGGGGTCGCGCAATGGCACCCAGGTTGAGGGGCAGCCGGTGCGGTCCCAGACCGTGGCGCCCGGCAGCTGCCTGATGGTGGGCCGCACGGCCTTCGTGCTTCGCCTGGAGCGCTCGGACCTGCTGGCGGGCGTATCGCAAACGCACGATTTGCCAGCCGAGCTGCGCACGCAATGCTTGACGTTGAAGGTGGCCTTTTCGCGGCTCACCCACATCGCCAACACCACCTTGCCCGTGTTCCTCTCCGGGGAAACGGGGACCGGCAAGGAGATCTCGGCCCGGAGCCTGCACGAGCTGTCGGGTCGCACGGGGGCCTTCGTGGCGATCAACTGCGGCGCGCTGCCCGAGCACCTGGTGGAAAGCGAGCTCTTCGGCTACAAGCGCGGTGCTTTCTCGGGAGCCCAGGCGGACCGCAAGGGGTTGGTGCGGGCCGCCCACGGGGGCACTCTGTTTCTCGACGAAATCGGCGATCTGCCGCCCGAGGCGCAGGTCAAGCTGCTGCGGGTGCTGCAGGAGCGGGTAGTCAGCCCCCTGGGTTCGGCCGCGCCGGAGCCCATAGACTTCCGCCTGGTGGCGGCCACCCATCACGATTTGCCGGCCCGCGTGGCCAGTGGTGACTTTCGTTCGGATCTCTGGGCGCGCTTGCGGGGCTTCGAGCTGCGGATGCCGGGCTTGCGGGAGCGCCGTGAGGATCTGGGCCTGCTGGTGGCGGCGCTGCTGCGCCGGCACGCAGGTGCCAGGGCCTCCCAGCTTCGCTTCGACCGCAGAGCCGTTGAGCTCTTGCTGGCGCACGAGTGGCCGCTCAACGTGCGCGAGCTCGACCGCCTGGTTGAGGTGGTCGTGAACTTGGTGCTGGACGAGCGCGAGATTCGCGGAGATCTCATCGACTCGCTCTTGGCCAAGCCCGTGGCGGTGGCGCCCACAAAGCGCAAGGCCGACCCGGAGCAGGTGCGGGCGCAGCTCGACGAGCTTTTGAGGGCGCACGAAGGCAACGTGACGGCGGTGGCCCGCGAGCTGGGACATACGCGGATGCAGATTCACCGCTGGATGAAGCGCTTCGGGATCTCGCCCGAGGTTTATCGGCCCTCCCTCAAGTAA
- a CDS encoding serine/threonine protein kinase gives MALFGNSSLSKRVAGALAVAAFAAAGYVGLADLERGAAHSRAHAQAERARQSVQEALDREVLGLELAGHNAASSPRLVAAVRANVSPSTLRDIFETESWWQPYREAFPSQGLAEREGTANTLMGTKLEGPALDRLVARARRDRKPAGGLIDIGSRAFQVVAAPMLLTDAATIPVLLLARPFALQSLEVLARAANATVALYEGERLRAAAGRSAAPARTSPNAFPTVTSRLPLDGLLALVVTPNEVAPDRRWTLGMAGARAGLCLLATLLALWILFRRRPEPLVPTTAPIDDAVGRYALLNKIGGGGMADVYLAVARGEQGFRRPCVVKRLRAELASDAQVVAQFTDEATLASSLVHSHIVPIFDFGRLGDHYFIVQEYVAGRDLGKLSARLEAQHRPPLPPAAVAHMACAVLSALDYAHNKCSVEGRPLALVHRDVTPENIMVSLQGEVKLLDFGVLKSSEGRSTKTEMGALKGSVSFMSPEQARCVEVDARADLYSLALVMYFCLTGRALFEGTASYQILVKAGAGVGPEEDARLRCLPAAFVPLLCKALAPRLDDRFQTAREFAEACKPLSAGGDVLLRQIVSELFDDEILSEQELLREGLKENSQTFRSSAALPPGTGTLTDSHEIPALTPQVARRP, from the coding sequence ATGGCGCTCTTTGGGAACTCCTCCCTCTCGAAACGTGTCGCAGGCGCCCTCGCCGTCGCGGCGTTCGCAGCGGCAGGGTACGTTGGCCTCGCCGACCTCGAACGGGGGGCCGCGCACAGCCGCGCCCACGCACAGGCCGAGCGGGCCCGACAGAGCGTGCAGGAGGCGCTCGACCGCGAGGTCTTGGGCCTCGAGCTCGCGGGACACAACGCTGCCAGCAGCCCCCGCCTGGTGGCGGCCGTGCGCGCCAACGTCTCGCCGTCCACGCTGCGCGACATCTTCGAGACCGAATCCTGGTGGCAGCCCTACCGCGAGGCGTTTCCAAGCCAAGGGCTTGCGGAGCGCGAGGGCACGGCCAACACGCTCATGGGGACGAAGCTCGAAGGGCCCGCCCTCGATCGTCTCGTGGCCCGTGCGCGCCGCGACCGCAAGCCCGCAGGAGGGCTCATCGACATCGGGTCGCGTGCCTTTCAAGTCGTGGCGGCGCCCATGCTGCTCACCGACGCGGCCACCATCCCCGTCCTGCTTCTGGCCCGCCCGTTTGCTCTGCAAAGCCTCGAGGTGCTCGCGCGGGCTGCGAACGCCACGGTGGCCCTCTACGAAGGCGAGCGGCTCCGTGCCGCCGCGGGCCGCAGCGCCGCCCCCGCGCGCACCTCCCCAAACGCGTTCCCCACGGTCACGTCGAGGCTTCCGCTCGATGGCTTGCTGGCCCTCGTGGTCACCCCCAACGAGGTGGCACCCGACCGGCGCTGGACTTTGGGGATGGCGGGCGCGCGGGCGGGCCTTTGCTTGCTCGCGACGCTGCTCGCCCTGTGGATCCTCTTTCGCCGCCGCCCCGAACCCCTCGTGCCAACGACGGCGCCCATCGACGACGCCGTGGGCCGGTATGCCTTGTTGAACAAGATCGGGGGTGGGGGCATGGCCGACGTGTATTTGGCCGTGGCCCGCGGCGAGCAAGGCTTCCGCCGCCCTTGCGTGGTCAAGCGCCTGCGCGCCGAACTGGCCTCCGATGCGCAGGTGGTGGCTCAGTTCACCGACGAAGCCACGTTGGCGTCCTCGCTGGTCCATTCCCACATCGTGCCGATCTTCGACTTCGGCCGTCTGGGCGACCACTACTTCATCGTGCAGGAGTACGTGGCGGGCCGCGATCTCGGCAAGCTCAGCGCCCGGCTCGAAGCCCAACACCGCCCCCCCCTGCCCCCTGCGGCGGTGGCGCACATGGCCTGCGCCGTGTTGAGCGCGCTCGACTATGCGCACAACAAGTGCAGCGTGGAGGGGCGTCCGCTCGCGCTCGTTCACCGTGACGTGACACCCGAAAACATCATGGTCTCGCTGCAAGGCGAGGTGAAGCTGCTCGACTTCGGCGTCCTCAAGTCCAGCGAGGGCCGCTCGACCAAAACCGAGATGGGGGCCCTCAAGGGCAGCGTGAGCTTCATGTCACCCGAACAAGCCCGCTGCGTGGAGGTCGACGCCCGCGCCGATCTTTATTCGCTGGCCCTGGTCATGTACTTCTGCCTCACAGGCCGCGCCCTTTTCGAGGGCACCGCCAGCTACCAGATCCTCGTGAAGGCAGGGGCCGGCGTGGGCCCTGAAGAGGACGCCCGGCTCCGCTGCCTTCCCGCCGCGTTCGTGCCCCTTTTGTGCAAGGCGCTGGCGCCCCGGCTCGACGATCGGTTTCAAACGGCCCGCGAGTTCGCCGAGGCGTGTAAGCCCCTGTCCGCAGGGGGCGACGTGCTGCTGCGCCAGATCGTCAGCGAGCTCTTCGACGACGAGATCCTTTCCGAACAAGAGCTGTTGCGCGAAGGGCTCAAAGAGAACAGCCAAACCTTTCGTTCGAGCGCGGCTTTGCCCCCGGGCACCGGAACCCTGACCGATTCGCACGAGATCCCTGCGCTCACCCCCCAAGTTGCGAGGCGCCCATGA
- a CDS encoding protein kinase: MTSSPHLDPHADAPGPKSPRAWFGGYYLVDSIGKGGMAEIFRAVRPGEQGFLRTVALKRISPAYAHSESFVQMFCEEARISAMLSHPNIVQVYEFGKAEGTYFLAMEYLRGRDLLSVMRSNDARRAMIPTSLVTFIGQKVASALGYVHELRGPDGASLHLVHRDVSPANIMLLKRGGVKVLDFGIAKSPSLARQQTQAGFVKGKMGYLSPEQARCEALDGRSDIFSLGVTLWEALTGKRLFRAQTEYETVKNVLNLPIMPPSSINPHVSPRLDGVVMACLERAREARPASAKQLSAELGECLRQTPATDEDIAVYLGELYGEHSSQVIPIVRDEMLAAQAGAPEALPAPPHELPWGRPAKIVPLVDPTRPQPFEASPPVAVTPTSLPRLRPPSRPGPAPRAGAGRGLAITAIGLAALGLAGSQWLWPALVNPADRAGAPTLATTRLELHSQPAGATVLDAQGEAVGVTPLVLERARDAPEVTWELRLPGHAPARITPTTATDVFLMVPLDPSTR; the protein is encoded by the coding sequence ATGACGTCTTCCCCTCACCTCGATCCCCACGCGGACGCCCCAGGCCCCAAGAGCCCCCGCGCGTGGTTCGGCGGCTACTACCTGGTCGATTCCATCGGCAAGGGGGGCATGGCCGAGATCTTTCGCGCCGTGCGCCCGGGCGAACAGGGCTTTTTGCGGACGGTGGCGCTCAAGCGCATCAGCCCCGCGTACGCGCATTCGGAATCCTTCGTGCAGATGTTCTGCGAGGAAGCGCGGATCAGCGCGATGCTGTCGCATCCAAACATCGTGCAGGTGTACGAGTTCGGCAAGGCCGAGGGCACGTACTTTTTGGCGATGGAGTACCTGCGGGGCCGCGACCTCTTGAGCGTCATGCGCTCGAACGACGCACGCAGGGCCATGATCCCCACGAGCCTGGTCACGTTCATCGGCCAAAAGGTCGCCTCGGCGCTGGGCTATGTGCACGAGCTGCGCGGCCCGGACGGGGCCTCGCTTCACTTGGTCCACCGCGACGTCAGCCCCGCAAACATCATGTTGCTCAAACGAGGCGGCGTGAAGGTGCTCGACTTCGGCATTGCCAAGTCGCCCAGCTTGGCGCGGCAGCAGACCCAGGCAGGGTTCGTGAAGGGCAAGATGGGCTATCTTTCGCCCGAGCAAGCCCGCTGTGAGGCGCTCGACGGCCGCTCCGACATCTTTTCCCTGGGCGTCACGCTCTGGGAGGCGCTGACGGGCAAGCGTCTCTTCCGGGCGCAGACGGAGTACGAGACGGTCAAAAACGTTCTGAACCTCCCGATCATGCCGCCGTCGAGCATAAACCCTCACGTGTCCCCCCGGCTCGACGGTGTCGTCATGGCGTGTCTCGAGAGAGCCCGCGAAGCGCGCCCCGCCTCGGCCAAGCAGCTCTCGGCCGAACTCGGTGAATGCCTGCGGCAGACCCCTGCCACCGACGAAGACATTGCCGTCTACCTGGGTGAGCTTTACGGGGAACACAGCAGTCAAGTGATCCCGATCGTAAGGGACGAGATGCTGGCCGCGCAGGCCGGGGCGCCCGAGGCGCTGCCCGCGCCCCCCCACGAATTGCCCTGGGGCAGGCCCGCGAAGATCGTGCCGCTCGTCGACCCAACCCGCCCGCAACCTTTCGAGGCTTCCCCCCCGGTGGCCGTCACGCCCACCAGCTTGCCCCGCCTGCGCCCCCCCTCCCGCCCAGGGCCCGCGCCGCGCGCCGGGGCAGGGCGAGGCCTCGCCATCACCGCCATCGGGCTGGCCGCGCTTGGCCTTGCCGGCTCCCAGTGGCTTTGGCCCGCGCTCGTGAACCCCGCCGATCGCGCGGGGGCCCCCACCCTCGCAACCACGCGCCTGGAGCTGCACTCGCAGCCCGCAGGCGCCACGGTGCTGGATGCGCAGGGCGAAGCCGTGGGCGTCACCCCGCTCGTGCTCGAGCGCGCCCGCGACGCCCCCGAGGTCACGTGGGAGCTGCGCCTCCCGGGCCATGCGCCCGCCCGCATCACTCCCACCACCGCGACCGACGTGTTCTTGATGGTGCCGCTCGACCCCTCGACACGCTGA